From the genome of Bosea sp. Tri-49, one region includes:
- the prpB gene encoding methylisocitrate lyase, protein MPYLVASELPSEPAGQRFRSLVERGGILRLPGAHNGMAALQAKAAGFEGLYLSGAAMTASMGLPDLGIITVDEVAFFIRQIARASGLPLLVDGDTGYGEALNVMHMVRVFEEAGAGAVHIEDQLLPKKCGHLNDKKLADAHDMAAKVAAAAKARRHLYVIARTDAAASEGIDGAVARARLYLEAGADAIFPEALNTAEMFREFAKRVPGVPLLANMTEFGRTPFFTADEFEAMGYRMVIWPVSSLRVANKAQEKLYAALARDDGTHAMVEQMQTRAELYGAIGLHDYEALDASIIETIIPEGMPQRERSA, encoded by the coding sequence ATGCCCTATCTCGTCGCCTCCGAACTGCCTTCCGAGCCGGCCGGCCAGCGCTTCCGCTCGCTGGTCGAGCGTGGCGGCATCCTGCGCCTGCCCGGCGCCCATAACGGCATGGCCGCGCTGCAGGCCAAGGCCGCCGGCTTCGAGGGCTTGTATCTCTCGGGCGCAGCGATGACCGCGTCGATGGGCCTGCCCGATCTCGGCATCATCACGGTCGACGAGGTCGCCTTCTTCATCCGCCAGATCGCCCGCGCCAGCGGCCTGCCGCTCTTGGTCGATGGCGACACCGGCTATGGCGAAGCGCTCAACGTCATGCACATGGTGCGCGTCTTCGAGGAGGCCGGCGCCGGCGCCGTCCATATCGAGGACCAGCTGCTGCCGAAAAAGTGCGGCCACCTCAACGACAAGAAACTCGCAGATGCCCATGATATGGCGGCGAAAGTCGCCGCCGCTGCCAAGGCGCGCCGGCATCTTTATGTGATTGCCCGCACCGATGCTGCGGCGAGCGAAGGCATCGACGGCGCGGTCGCTCGCGCCAGGCTCTATCTCGAAGCCGGCGCCGATGCGATCTTCCCGGAAGCGCTGAATACGGCCGAGATGTTCCGCGAGTTCGCCAAGCGCGTGCCCGGCGTGCCGCTGCTCGCCAACATGACCGAGTTCGGCCGCACGCCCTTCTTCACCGCCGACGAGTTCGAGGCGATGGGCTACCGCATGGTGATCTGGCCGGTCTCCTCGCTGCGCGTCGCCAATAAGGCGCAGGAAAAGCTCTACGCCGCGCTCGCCCGCGATGACGGCACGCACGCCATGGTCGAGCAGATGCAGACACGCGCCGAATTGTACGGCGCGATCGGGCTGCACGACTACGAGGCGCTCGACGCCTCGATCATCGAAACGATCATCCCCGAGGGGATGCCGCAGCGCGAGCGCAGCGCATGA
- a CDS encoding bifunctional 2-methylcitrate dehydratase/aconitate hydratase, giving the protein MASFNNNERPAPDGVLVDIADYVLNYRVDSGLAYETARNCLIDTLGCGLEALEYPACTKLLGPVVPGTIVPNGARVPGTPFQLDPVQAAFNLGTMIRWLDFNDCWLAAEWGHPSDNLGGILAVADWLSRTAVAAGRAPLSMRDVLTAMIKAHEIQGCLALENAFNKVGIDHVILVKVASTAVVAGLLGLSRDEIVNALSLAFVDGQALRTYRHAPNAGSRKSWAAGDATSRAVKLALIAQTGEMGYPSVLTAKVWGFYDASFRGQSFKFQRPYGSYVMEHVLFKISYPAEFHSQTAVEAAMTVHEQLRAAGRSSDDIASIRIRTHEACIRIIDKRGPLHNPADRDHTIQYMVAVPLIFGRLTASDYEDDVAADPRIDALRDKIECVEDPAFTRDYHDPDKRSIANGMTVTLKDGTVLPELVVEYPIGHKRRRTDGIPLLEAKFRTNLARRFVEKRQRRILDVSLDQAKLEAMPVHDYVDLYCS; this is encoded by the coding sequence ATGGCGAGCTTCAACAACAATGAACGGCCGGCACCGGACGGCGTACTGGTCGACATCGCCGATTATGTCCTGAACTACCGCGTCGACAGCGGCCTCGCCTACGAGACCGCCCGCAACTGCCTGATCGACACGCTCGGCTGTGGGCTCGAGGCGCTGGAATACCCGGCCTGCACCAAGCTGCTCGGCCCGGTCGTCCCGGGCACCATCGTGCCGAACGGCGCCCGCGTCCCCGGCACGCCCTTCCAGCTCGATCCGGTCCAGGCCGCCTTCAACCTCGGCACGATGATCCGCTGGCTCGACTTCAACGATTGCTGGCTGGCGGCGGAATGGGGCCATCCGTCCGACAATCTTGGCGGCATCCTCGCCGTGGCCGACTGGCTGTCGCGGACCGCGGTCGCCGCTGGCCGCGCGCCGCTGAGCATGCGCGACGTGCTGACCGCAATGATCAAGGCCCATGAGATCCAGGGCTGCCTGGCGCTGGAGAACGCCTTCAACAAGGTCGGTATCGACCATGTCATCCTGGTCAAGGTCGCCTCGACGGCGGTGGTTGCCGGCCTGCTCGGGCTGAGCCGCGACGAGATCGTCAATGCGCTGTCGCTGGCCTTCGTCGACGGCCAGGCGCTCCGGACCTATCGCCATGCGCCGAATGCCGGCTCGCGCAAGAGCTGGGCGGCGGGCGATGCCACGAGCCGGGCCGTGAAGCTCGCTTTGATCGCCCAGACCGGCGAGATGGGCTATCCCTCGGTGCTGACGGCGAAGGTCTGGGGCTTCTATGACGCCTCGTTCCGCGGCCAGAGTTTCAAGTTCCAGCGACCCTACGGCTCCTATGTGATGGAGCACGTGCTGTTCAAGATTTCCTACCCGGCCGAGTTCCACTCCCAGACCGCGGTCGAAGCGGCGATGACCGTGCATGAGCAACTGCGTGCAGCGGGACGCAGCAGTGACGACATCGCCTCGATCAGGATCAGGACCCACGAGGCCTGCATTCGCATCATCGACAAGCGCGGCCCGCTGCATAATCCGGCCGATCGCGACCACACCATCCAGTACATGGTCGCCGTGCCGCTGATCTTCGGCCGGCTCACCGCTTCCGACTACGAGGACGACGTCGCCGCCGATCCGCGCATCGATGCGCTGCGCGACAAGATCGAGTGCGTCGAGGACCCCGCTTTCACCCGCGACTACCACGACCCCGACAAGCGCTCGATCGCCAACGGCATGACCGTGACGCTGAAAGACGGCACGGTGCTGCCCGAGCTCGTGGTCGAGTACCCGATTGGTCACAAGCGCCGCCGCACCGACGGTATACCGCTGCTCGAAGCCAAGTTCCGCACCAATCTCGCCCGCCGCTTCGTCGAGAAGCGCCAGCGCCGGATTCTCGACGTCTCGCTCGATCAAGCGAAGCTCGAGGCGATGCCGGTCCACGACTACGTCGATCTCTACTGCAGCTGA
- the eutB gene encoding hydroxyectoine utilization dehydratase EutB, with the protein MTVIKPHLATAEADRSAAPPASVALLDIEAAAARIAGRVVRTPLVASPSLSRLCGQPVHLKLETRQPIGAFKLRGAMNAVLALTEDQRRRGLVTASTGNHGRAVAYTARELALRATICMSALVPANKVEAIRALGAEVRIIGRSQDDAQIEVERLVAERGLIQIPPFDHAAVVAGQGMIGLELVEDLPELACVLIPLSGGGLAAGIAVAVKALRPSTRIVGISMVRGAAMAAAIAAGRPVEVVEEETLADSLGGGIGLSNRVTFALCRDLIDEVVLLNEAEIAAGIRHAALVEDEVVEGAGAVGIAALLAGKVRPQRPTALIVSGRNIDEAVHRRIVSGAAA; encoded by the coding sequence ATGACGGTGATCAAACCGCATCTTGCCACTGCCGAAGCAGACCGATCGGCCGCGCCGCCGGCCTCCGTCGCCCTGCTCGATATCGAAGCCGCCGCGGCGCGTATCGCCGGCCGGGTGGTGCGTACGCCGCTCGTCGCCTCCCCTTCCCTCAGCCGCCTCTGCGGCCAACCCGTCCACCTCAAGCTGGAGACCCGCCAGCCGATCGGCGCCTTCAAGCTGCGCGGCGCGATGAACGCAGTGCTGGCACTGACCGAGGACCAGCGCCGGCGCGGGCTGGTGACTGCGTCCACCGGCAATCATGGCCGCGCCGTCGCCTATACCGCCCGCGAGCTCGCTCTTCGCGCAACTATCTGCATGTCGGCGCTGGTGCCGGCGAACAAGGTCGAGGCGATCCGCGCGCTGGGCGCCGAGGTCCGTATCATCGGCCGCTCGCAGGATGATGCGCAAATCGAGGTCGAGCGGCTGGTCGCCGAGCGCGGGCTCATTCAGATTCCGCCCTTCGACCACGCTGCCGTTGTCGCCGGCCAAGGCATGATCGGTCTCGAACTTGTCGAGGATCTGCCCGAGCTCGCCTGCGTGCTGATCCCGCTCTCGGGTGGAGGCCTCGCTGCCGGCATCGCCGTTGCGGTCAAGGCGCTGCGGCCTTCCACCAGGATCGTAGGCATCTCAATGGTACGCGGCGCCGCCATGGCCGCGGCGATCGCGGCCGGCCGGCCCGTCGAGGTGGTCGAAGAGGAAACGCTGGCGGACTCGCTCGGCGGCGGCATCGGTCTTTCCAACCGCGTCACCTTCGCGCTGTGCCGCGACCTCATCGACGAGGTCGTGCTCTTGAACGAGGCCGAGATCGCAGCCGGTATCCGCCACGCTGCACTTGTCGAGGATGAAGTCGTCGAGGGCGCCGGCGCAGTCGGCATCGCCGCTCTGCTCGCCGGCAAGGTCAGACCTCAACGCCCGACGGCGCTGATCGTCTCCGGCCGCAATATCGACGAGGCCGTGCACCGGCGCATCGTCTCCGGGGCCGCCGCATGA
- a CDS encoding tripartite tricarboxylate transporter permease, whose amino-acid sequence MEILTQLIGGFAVALQPINLFWAFIGCALGTAVGVLPGIGPALTIALLLPVTAQVNPASAFIMFAGILYGALYGGSTTSILLNTPGESGSVMTAIEGNRMARKGRGAAALATAAIGSFVAGTVGTLALTFLAPAIAELAFVFGPEDYFALMVLSFTSVAVVMGRSLVRGFAALFFGLALGTIGIDTQTGQTRMVFGMLELLDGVSFTVVLVSLFAIGETLYVASRHASAPAAINPLSGGHWMTRHDWARSWKPWLRGSVIGFPIGALPAGGTEIPTFLSYALERRLSKHPEEFGHGAIEGVAGPEAANNAAAAGILVPLLTLGLPSTATAAVLLAAFQNYGLQPGPMLFATNPDLLWGLIASLYIGNLILLILNLPLVGIWVRLLLIPRHYIYGGIVVFALVGVWGLSTSWMDLALMCGLGLIGYVARVYDFPIAPVLIGLILGPQAEIQLRRALAVSQDDWSVLVGTPISASLLAIAALVLVVPPLLAYRRRQAIPAREQPASAS is encoded by the coding sequence ATGGAGATCCTGACCCAGCTCATCGGCGGCTTTGCCGTCGCGCTCCAGCCGATCAACCTGTTCTGGGCCTTTATCGGCTGCGCGCTCGGCACCGCGGTCGGCGTCCTGCCCGGGATCGGGCCGGCCTTGACCATCGCGCTGTTGCTGCCGGTGACGGCGCAGGTCAATCCGGCCTCCGCCTTCATCATGTTCGCCGGCATCCTCTACGGCGCGCTCTATGGGGGATCGACGACCTCGATCCTACTCAACACGCCGGGCGAGAGTGGCTCGGTGATGACCGCGATCGAAGGCAATCGCATGGCGCGCAAGGGGCGCGGCGCGGCGGCACTGGCGACGGCGGCGATCGGTTCATTCGTCGCCGGCACGGTCGGCACGCTTGCCCTCACCTTCCTCGCGCCCGCCATCGCCGAGCTCGCCTTCGTCTTCGGGCCGGAGGACTATTTCGCGCTGATGGTCCTCTCCTTCACTTCGGTCGCGGTGGTGATGGGGCGCTCGCTGGTACGCGGCTTCGCTGCGCTGTTCTTCGGCCTCGCGCTCGGGACGATCGGCATCGACACCCAGACCGGCCAGACGCGCATGGTCTTCGGCATGCTCGAACTGCTCGACGGCGTCTCCTTCACAGTCGTGCTGGTCTCGCTCTTCGCCATCGGCGAGACGCTCTATGTCGCCAGCCGCCACGCTTCGGCGCCGGCTGCGATCAACCCGCTCTCCGGCGGCCACTGGATGACGCGGCACGACTGGGCGCGCTCCTGGAAGCCCTGGCTGCGTGGCAGCGTCATCGGCTTCCCAATCGGCGCGCTCCCGGCCGGCGGCACCGAGATCCCGACCTTCCTCTCCTATGCGCTGGAACGCCGCCTGTCGAAGCATCCGGAGGAGTTCGGTCATGGCGCCATCGAAGGCGTCGCCGGGCCGGAAGCCGCCAACAACGCCGCCGCCGCCGGCATCCTCGTGCCGCTGTTGACGCTCGGCCTGCCCTCGACCGCAACGGCCGCGGTCCTGCTCGCCGCCTTCCAGAACTATGGGCTGCAGCCCGGGCCGATGCTGTTTGCGACCAATCCCGATCTGCTCTGGGGTCTGATCGCCTCGCTCTATATCGGCAACCTGATCCTGCTCATTCTCAACCTGCCGCTGGTCGGCATCTGGGTCCGGCTGCTGCTGATCCCGCGCCATTACATCTATGGCGGCATCGTCGTTTTCGCGCTGGTCGGCGTCTGGGGACTATCGACCTCGTGGATGGATCTTGCCCTGATGTGCGGCCTCGGGCTGATCGGCTATGTCGCCCGCGTCTATGATTTCCCGATCGCACCCGTGCTGATCGGCCTGATCCTCGGCCCGCAGGCCGAAATCCAGCTGCGGCGGGCGCTGGCCGTCAGCCAAGACGATTGGAGCGTGCTGGTCGGCACGCCAATCTCGGCCTCGCTGCTCGCCATTGCGGCGCTGGTCCTTGTGGTGCCGCCGCTGCTCGCCTATCGGCGCAGGCAGGCTATACCGGCCAGGGAGCAGCCCGCTTCGGCCAGCTGA
- a CDS encoding tripartite tricarboxylate transporter TctB family protein, producing the protein MPIAEEASLRERRSKPWWLGLALAIMGALWLNGARGIASTTNYIGLGPAAIVLAIGLGLVVLGILLILQALRGDFRAVDDEAEAPPSRAAFMLALAGVAIPLLTMRWLGFPLTAMLAFALVTHGFGSRRTALDLAIGFVLGAAAWCGFSRLGISLGGFLPLLG; encoded by the coding sequence ATGCCGATCGCAGAAGAGGCATCGCTGCGGGAGCGCCGATCGAAGCCGTGGTGGCTTGGACTGGCGCTCGCGATCATGGGCGCGCTCTGGCTCAACGGTGCGCGTGGCATCGCCTCGACGACGAATTATATCGGTCTTGGTCCGGCGGCGATCGTGCTTGCTATCGGGCTCGGTCTCGTGGTCCTCGGGATTCTTCTCATCCTACAGGCGCTGCGTGGCGATTTCCGCGCCGTCGATGACGAGGCCGAGGCGCCGCCGTCCCGCGCCGCCTTCATGCTTGCGTTGGCGGGAGTCGCCATTCCGCTGCTGACGATGCGCTGGCTCGGCTTCCCGCTCACGGCGATGCTGGCCTTCGCCCTCGTCACCCATGGCTTCGGCTCGCGCCGAACGGCCCTCGACCTGGCGATCGGCTTTGTGCTGGGCGCTGCCGCCTGGTGCGGCTTCTCCCGTCTTGGGATCAGCCTCGGCGGCTTCCTGCCGTTGCTGGGGTGA
- a CDS encoding tripartite tricarboxylate transporter TctB family protein: MIDRLVGLICILLGGGAIWHAQTLHVPFAADPVGPRLFPTIIGAVLALGGCILAIRPGRVELEFGAWPRALAVLVSSLIYPLLLLPLGFILATALLCFAASLAFHARPLPAAVSAIATALVFFVLLDKLLDLPLPRGPLGI, from the coding sequence ATGATCGACCGTCTGGTCGGATTGATCTGCATCCTGCTCGGTGGCGGGGCGATCTGGCACGCGCAGACACTGCACGTGCCGTTCGCCGCCGATCCGGTCGGCCCGCGGCTCTTTCCCACGATCATCGGCGCCGTGCTGGCGCTCGGCGGCTGTATTCTCGCGATCCGTCCGGGTCGGGTGGAGCTGGAGTTCGGCGCCTGGCCGCGGGCGCTCGCGGTGCTCGTGTCTAGCCTTATCTATCCGCTCCTGCTCCTGCCGCTCGGCTTCATCCTGGCGACGGCGCTGCTGTGTTTTGCAGCTTCGCTCGCCTTCCATGCCAGACCGCTTCCGGCCGCCGTATCCGCGATCGCGACGGCCCTGGTCTTCTTCGTGCTGCTCGACAAGCTGCTCGACCTGCCGCTGCCGCGCGGGCCGCTGGGGATCTAG
- the ehuR gene encoding MocR-like ectoine utilization transcription factor EhuR, protein MLRQAEPPSGNRLSPALEKAVEWHPVLTKPKGATKHAALTERIIADIDAGILKPMDRMPTHRDLARELGISVQTVSLSYKEAERLGYLSGEVGRGTFVKSRVTEQAGRLMLDRSPTEVVDLSIVRGVYLDAHETASRQVLAALAEDDNGAFMRPCRPIAGLDRHREAARLWLGPLGVETAVERILITNGAAHALFLALACVVRAGDLVLTENLTDHGVIGLANILGFSLKGLPTDEEGIRPDAFEAACRAGGVRALVLIPTLNNPTSHVAGPERRRAIAEIAQRHGVFVVEDEVYKPLIPEPLPSITAMLPDLGFFLTSFTKTVLTGLRVGYLVVPPQYSIRAASILRVTSWSGTYLPAEIATRWVEDGTAQRLLAVQREEAKARQRIVAETLGSHVASSHPLSLCAWLKVPAHWTEDSLVRSLADRRVAVTPSDPFVAGPSHGGGIRICLGGRMSHELLARTLTTTGQTFEQLPPVFDIGTIG, encoded by the coding sequence ATGCTTCGTCAAGCCGAACCGCCTTCGGGCAACAGGCTTTCCCCGGCCCTGGAGAAGGCCGTCGAATGGCACCCGGTCCTGACGAAGCCGAAGGGCGCGACCAAGCACGCCGCGCTGACCGAGCGCATCATCGCCGATATCGACGCCGGCATCCTGAAGCCGATGGACCGGATGCCGACCCATCGCGACCTTGCCCGCGAGCTCGGCATCTCCGTCCAGACCGTCAGCCTGAGCTACAAGGAGGCCGAGCGCCTCGGCTATCTCAGCGGCGAGGTCGGGCGCGGAACCTTCGTGAAGAGTCGCGTCACCGAGCAGGCAGGGCGGCTGATGCTCGACCGCAGCCCGACAGAGGTCGTGGATCTCTCGATCGTGCGCGGGGTCTATCTCGACGCCCATGAGACGGCCTCGCGCCAGGTTCTTGCGGCATTGGCGGAGGACGACAATGGCGCCTTCATGCGGCCTTGCCGTCCGATCGCCGGCCTCGACCGCCACCGCGAAGCGGCACGCCTCTGGCTTGGCCCGCTCGGCGTCGAAACGGCCGTCGAGCGCATCCTGATCACCAACGGCGCCGCGCATGCGCTGTTCCTGGCGCTGGCTTGCGTGGTCCGGGCTGGCGATCTCGTACTGACCGAGAACCTGACCGACCACGGCGTCATCGGCCTCGCCAACATCTTGGGCTTCAGTCTGAAGGGCCTGCCGACCGACGAGGAGGGCATTCGCCCCGATGCGTTCGAGGCCGCCTGCCGTGCCGGCGGCGTGCGGGCGCTCGTCCTGATCCCGACGCTCAACAATCCAACCAGCCATGTCGCCGGTCCTGAGCGCCGCCGTGCCATTGCCGAGATCGCGCAGCGCCATGGCGTCTTCGTCGTCGAGGACGAGGTCTATAAGCCGCTCATCCCGGAGCCGCTGCCCTCGATCACCGCGATGCTGCCCGATCTCGGCTTCTTCCTCACTAGCTTCACCAAGACGGTGCTGACCGGCCTGCGCGTCGGCTATCTGGTCGTGCCTCCCCAATATTCGATCCGCGCCGCCTCGATCCTGCGTGTGACGAGCTGGAGCGGCACCTATCTGCCGGCCGAGATCGCGACGCGCTGGGTCGAGGACGGAACGGCGCAGCGGCTGCTCGCTGTCCAGCGCGAGGAAGCGAAGGCGCGCCAGCGCATCGTCGCAGAGACGCTCGGGAGCCATGTCGCCTCGAGCCATCCGCTCTCGCTCTGCGCCTGGCTGAAGGTGCCCGCGCATTGGACCGAGGACAGCCTGGTTCGCTCACTTGCCGATCGCCGCGTAGCCGTGACGCCGTCCGATCCCTTCGTCGCCGGCCCCAGTCATGGCGGCGGCATCCGCATCTGCCTGGGCGGGCGGATGAGCCATGAGCTACTGGCCCGGACACTGACGACGACAGGCCAGACTTTCGAGCAGCTTCCGCCGGTTTTCGACATCGGCACGATCGGCTGA
- a CDS encoding tripartite tricarboxylate transporter substrate binding protein, producing MRTSIAVCCAVMLSAAAQAQQFQPQNPECIAPAAPGGGFDLTCRLTSRVLNETGLVGPSIRTTNMPGGIGAVAYNNIQAQRAADPNVIVAVSTGSWVNLAQGKFGRFNESDVRWLGAIGADYGVLAVRKDSRFKSLADVVEALKKDPASVKVGAGGTVGSQDWMKPALVLKSAGVDPRKMRYLSYEGGGEAIGALIGGHIDLFPGDASEVRGQLEAGEIRLLATFSDKRLPGAFAEVPTAKEQGYDVQWPIVRGFYAPPKAPEASYAYWTGILAKLNADPRWQKARTEQGLFEFDMIGPDFDAFAKKRTADFRALAIEVGLAK from the coding sequence ATGAGGACATCGATCGCCGTCTGTTGCGCCGTCATGCTGTCGGCAGCCGCACAGGCGCAGCAGTTCCAGCCCCAGAACCCCGAATGCATCGCGCCCGCCGCGCCGGGCGGTGGCTTCGACCTGACCTGCCGGCTGACCAGCCGCGTGCTGAACGAGACCGGGCTGGTCGGCCCGTCGATCCGCACCACCAATATGCCGGGCGGCATCGGTGCGGTCGCCTACAACAACATCCAGGCGCAGCGCGCCGCCGATCCGAACGTCATCGTGGCGGTCTCGACCGGCTCCTGGGTCAATCTCGCCCAGGGCAAGTTCGGCCGCTTCAATGAATCCGATGTGCGCTGGCTCGGCGCGATCGGCGCCGATTACGGCGTGCTCGCCGTACGCAAGGACAGCCGGTTCAAGTCGCTTGCCGATGTCGTCGAGGCGCTGAAGAAGGATCCCGCCTCGGTCAAGGTTGGGGCTGGCGGCACGGTCGGCAGCCAGGACTGGATGAAGCCGGCGCTGGTGCTGAAATCCGCCGGCGTTGACCCGCGCAAGATGCGCTATCTGTCCTATGAAGGCGGCGGCGAGGCGATCGGCGCCCTGATCGGCGGCCATATCGACCTCTTCCCCGGTGACGCCTCGGAGGTCCGCGGCCAACTCGAGGCCGGCGAGATTCGCCTGCTGGCGACCTTCTCCGACAAGCGCCTGCCTGGGGCCTTCGCTGAGGTGCCGACCGCGAAGGAACAGGGCTACGACGTGCAGTGGCCGATCGTGCGCGGCTTCTACGCGCCGCCGAAGGCACCGGAAGCGTCCTACGCCTATTGGACGGGCATCCTCGCCAAGCTCAACGCCGACCCGCGCTGGCAGAAGGCACGCACTGAGCAGGGGCTGTTCGAGTTCGACATGATCGGGCCGGACTTCGACGCCTTCGCCAAGAAGCGGACAGCCGATTTCCGCGCGCTGGCGATCGAGGTCGGTCTCGCCAAATAG
- a CDS encoding Bug family tripartite tricarboxylate transporter substrate binding protein, whose amino-acid sequence MLKRLTIAGALVLGLGAVTASADPAKVMIPANPGGGWDGAGRHTMAAFAQSKVFADGASFTNKGGAAGTIGLAEFVRTAKGDDNALLVTGVIMVGGVITNKTPVSLADTTPLLRLTNEYNAIAVPANSPIKTPQDFIAALKADPSALSVGGGSAGGADHVMLALLAKQAGAPVAKINFVSFSGGEILAALGGGKIKAAISGASEFRQFAESGRIRIIAVSGPTRVDGINAPTLKESGIPVEIGNWRGFVGAPGMSDSAKKLWLERFAKLHETPAWKETLKTQGWEDAYLPGDKFNAFLKEEEANWTNALKEVGILK is encoded by the coding sequence ATGCTGAAGCGTTTGACGATAGCCGGCGCACTGGTGCTTGGGCTCGGCGCGGTGACGGCCTCGGCCGATCCGGCGAAGGTGATGATCCCCGCCAACCCCGGCGGCGGCTGGGACGGAGCCGGCCGCCACACCATGGCGGCTTTCGCCCAGTCGAAGGTGTTTGCGGATGGCGCATCCTTCACCAACAAGGGCGGCGCGGCCGGCACGATCGGCCTCGCCGAATTCGTCCGCACAGCCAAGGGAGACGATAACGCCCTGCTGGTGACGGGCGTCATCATGGTCGGCGGCGTCATCACCAACAAAACGCCGGTCTCGCTGGCGGATACGACGCCTCTGCTCCGGCTGACCAACGAATACAACGCCATCGCGGTGCCGGCGAACTCGCCGATCAAGACGCCGCAGGATTTCATCGCGGCGCTCAAGGCCGATCCGAGCGCGCTCTCGGTCGGCGGTGGCTCGGCCGGCGGCGCCGACCATGTCATGCTGGCGCTCCTCGCCAAGCAAGCGGGCGCGCCCGTCGCCAAGATCAACTTCGTCTCCTTCTCGGGCGGCGAGATTCTGGCGGCGCTTGGCGGCGGCAAGATCAAGGCGGCGATCTCTGGCGCCTCGGAGTTCAGGCAATTCGCCGAATCCGGGCGCATCCGGATCATCGCGGTCTCCGGCCCAACGCGTGTCGACGGCATCAATGCGCCGACGCTGAAGGAATCGGGCATTCCGGTCGAGATCGGCAACTGGCGCGGCTTCGTCGGCGCGCCGGGCATGAGCGACAGCGCCAAGAAGCTCTGGCTCGAGCGCTTCGCCAAGCTGCATGAGACGCCGGCCTGGAAGGAGACCCTGAAGACCCAGGGCTGGGAGGACGCCTATCTGCCCGGCGACAAGTTCAATGCCTTCCTCAAGGAAGAGGAGGCGAACTGGACGAACGCGCTCAAAGAGGTCGGCATCCTGAAATAG
- a CDS encoding Lrp/AsnC family transcriptional regulator — protein MKLDPIDLKIVAALQRDGRMTKLKLAETVALSPAACWERLRRMEEAGVIKGYTAIVDLEPDAPRTTVIVEISLKSHQQADFRRFEEAVAREPAIVALDATGGGIDYIMRVVTPDIDSYQRLIDRLLEPAIGIERYYSYVVTKSIPTAHAHLPG, from the coding sequence ATGAAGCTCGATCCGATCGACCTCAAGATCGTCGCCGCCCTGCAGCGCGACGGCCGCATGACCAAGCTCAAGCTCGCTGAAACGGTCGCATTGTCACCGGCAGCCTGTTGGGAGCGGCTCCGCCGCATGGAAGAGGCCGGCGTGATCAAGGGCTATACCGCGATCGTCGATCTGGAACCCGACGCGCCGCGCACCACGGTGATCGTCGAGATCAGCCTGAAGAGCCATCAGCAGGCGGATTTCCGCCGCTTCGAGGAGGCCGTGGCGAGGGAGCCGGCCATCGTCGCCTTGGATGCCACCGGCGGCGGCATCGACTACATCATGCGGGTGGTCACGCCCGATATCGACAGCTATCAGCGCCTGATCGACCGGCTTTTGGAACCGGCGATCGGGATCGAGCGGTACTATTCCTATGTCGTGACAAAGAGCATCCCAACCGCACATGCGCATCTCCCTGGATAG
- a CDS encoding GntR family transcriptional regulator, translating into MSGKPDIAELLDLVPTGRSGIGDKLYEALTSAIVTGEIAPGEKLSEPAIARRHGISRAPVREAIRRLQERGLVTYIANQGARVAEPSAAEFLALLDVREATEGMAARLAAESMNDEEIAALEALVQGHRGEIERNPTGAYLQDEPEADFHRRIAKGSGNPILAELLCEQFYPRLRLCRRLHSTVPGRGREAWQEHLRITEAIGHRDGELAEILMRRHIRAARMALQTALAAVETARPAKRRRNPSP; encoded by the coding sequence ATGTCCGGTAAGCCAGACATCGCCGAACTCTTGGACTTGGTGCCGACCGGCAGATCCGGAATTGGCGACAAGCTCTACGAGGCGCTGACCAGCGCGATCGTGACCGGCGAAATAGCGCCCGGCGAGAAGCTGAGTGAACCGGCGATCGCACGCCGCCATGGTATCAGCCGGGCACCTGTGCGTGAGGCTATCCGCCGGCTGCAGGAGCGCGGCCTGGTCACCTACATCGCCAATCAGGGCGCGCGCGTCGCCGAGCCGAGTGCCGCCGAATTCCTGGCGCTTCTCGATGTGCGCGAGGCGACCGAGGGCATGGCCGCCCGCCTGGCTGCCGAGAGCATGAACGACGAGGAGATCGCGGCGCTGGAAGCACTGGTCCAGGGGCACCGCGGCGAGATCGAGCGCAATCCGACGGGCGCCTATCTCCAGGACGAGCCCGAGGCCGACTTCCACCGCCGGATCGCCAAGGGCAGCGGCAACCCGATCCTCGCCGAATTGCTCTGCGAGCAGTTCTACCCGCGCCTGCGCCTGTGCCGGCGGCTGCACTCGACGGTGCCCGGCCGCGGCCGCGAAGCCTGGCAGGAGCATCTGCGGATCACCGAAGCGATCGGCCATCGTGACGGCGAGCTCGCCGAGATCCTGATGCGGCGCCATATCCGCGCGGCCAGGATGGCGCTCCAGACCGCCCTGGCGGCGGTGGAAACGGCTCGGCCGGCCAAGCGTCGGCGCAATCCCTCTCCTTGA